One genomic region from Conexibacter woesei DSM 14684 encodes:
- a CDS encoding TetR family transcriptional regulator — MPVRDAAATRARILSAAIDEFAAYGLAGARVDRIAETANANKRAIYAYFGDKDTLFATALHHVVGQVAEAVPLDVNDLPGYAGQLFDHLLEHPEAWRLGMWLVLERPPAGPDETDFYADKLAAIGGKRRTSVNGIPATDLIVIIIGLVRGWFMSPEGLLAADGPPATAPERIATHRAAIVEAVRRMTSSTPAP, encoded by the coding sequence ATGCCCGTGCGCGACGCGGCGGCGACGCGAGCCCGCATCCTCAGCGCAGCGATCGACGAATTCGCCGCCTACGGCCTGGCCGGCGCCCGCGTCGACCGCATCGCCGAGACCGCCAACGCCAACAAGCGAGCGATCTACGCCTACTTCGGCGACAAGGACACGCTCTTCGCCACCGCGCTGCACCACGTCGTCGGCCAAGTCGCAGAGGCCGTCCCACTCGACGTCAACGACCTCCCCGGCTACGCCGGCCAGCTCTTCGACCACCTGCTCGAACACCCCGAGGCATGGCGCCTGGGCATGTGGCTCGTGCTCGAAAGACCCCCAGCCGGCCCCGACGAAACCGACTTCTACGCCGACAAGCTCGCCGCGATCGGCGGCAAGCGGCGAACATCGGTCAACGGGATCCCCGCGACCGACCTGATCGTCATCATCATCGGCCTCGTCCGCGGCTGGTTCATGAGCCCGGAAGGACTCCTCGCCGCAGACGGACCACCCGCCACCGCACCCGAGCGCATCGCCACCCACCGCGCCGCAATCGTCGAAGCCGTCCGCCGCATGACCAGCTCGACCCCCGCCCCGTAA